One window of the Lates calcarifer isolate ASB-BC8 unplaced genomic scaffold, TLL_Latcal_v3 _unitig_920_quiver_1493, whole genome shotgun sequence genome contains the following:
- the LOC108880353 gene encoding natriuretic peptides A-like gives MRTAVLWGLLALLCQHTLVSSHVLGRPSSTSDLAQLKSLLERFEETLAEVAQEEDSEADYEGTNQEPEHRQTSQGWSVDQEADQEPLISEKSQPPVDGHSRASSQRSRLQDLLMTTRKRASSCFGARMDRIGNASGLGCNNGR, from the exons ATGAGGACTGCGGTCCTGTGGGGCCTGCTGGCCCTACTGTGTCAGCACACACTGGTTAGCAGCCACGTACTGGGAAGGCCATCCTCTACCAGTGACCTTGCTCAGCTCAAG TCTTTATTGGAGCGCTTTGAGGAGACTCTGGCTGAAGTAGCCCAGGAGGAGGACTCTGAGGCTGATTATGAAGGGACAAACCAAGagcctgaacacagacagaccagCCAAGGATGGAGCGTGGACCAGGAGGCAGACCAAGAACCTCTAATATCAGAAAAATCTCAACCACCAGTGGATGGCCACAGCAGGGCCTCAAGTCAAAGGAGCCGTCTACAGGACCTGCTGATGACTACCAGGAAACGGGCTTCTAGCTGCTTTGGAGCCAGAATGGATCGAATAGGAAATGCCAGTGGTCTGGGATGCAACAATGGAAGAG
- the LOC108880354 gene encoding brain natriuretic peptide-like codes for MHLSSISLSGLFFILNLQLFSTYPVSTGLTDNDMDILKALLHRLEESVSEQTEVEQRVPAEQDGLGSLNVEEAADGQQPQTELDEAVIREFLSAKNLKSIRNDSSRRSSGCFGRRMDRIGSMSSLGCNTVGKYNPK; via the exons atgcaTCTTTCTTCCATTTCCCTCAGTGGTCTCTTCTTCATCTTAAACCTGCAGCTGTTCAGCACATATCCTGTCAGCACCGGCTTGACTGACAATGACATGGACATCTTAAAG GCGTTGCTTCACAGACTAGAGGAGTCAGTTTCAGAGCAGACTGAGGTGGAGCAGAGAGTCCCAGCAGAGCAGGATGGTTTGGGCAGCCTTAATGTAGAGGAGGCAGCAGATGGACAGCAACCCCAAACTGAACTGGATGAGGCAGTGATCAGGGAATTTCTCTCAGCCAAGAACCTCAAGAGCATCCGCAATGACTCATCCAGGAGATCCTCTGGCTGCTTTGGTCGACGGATGGACAGAATAGGCTCCATGAGCTCGCTGGGGTGCAACACTGTTGGCAAATACA ATCCAAAGTAA